The following coding sequences lie in one Helicoverpa zea isolate HzStark_Cry1AcR chromosome 2, ilHelZeax1.1, whole genome shotgun sequence genomic window:
- the LOC124639869 gene encoding multiple C2 and transmembrane domain-containing protein-like isoform X1, translating to MESNDKTLQKSRHSLDSALVTRNNAASSWRPRSFANIASDCLRRIEPMLESVGVQTTNTTSNDTNNNINNNNKCLEQSDDDAVELRHPNKVTALQPRVASLKRDKTIKHTVVDVVIVEAKGLPHNPQDGGSHSVYCKFSMGSHSHKSKSVQATRQPQWRERFKLHLSNDQLLHISLWNKGKRKNFMGSCVIDLSSRERERTHDIWQDLDEGYGSVHLSITMCSTRISAESNELVPSIEPNLEDIRSKYAFYNLHPDTTIVGQLHVKVIGAKGLSGKPNAYCTLELDNEKVQTPSASASSEPTWNKTFVFNIYDVASTLEIKVYDRSINSLLYDFLGRVIIPLLRINNGEACWYALKDSCKRKSARGNCPRVRLEMNVFWNPVVASLKLFRPKQVKYITKQPKFDIPLVYKNCKFIKETFDVLYIINECIKSFLEWDDRELSTTILCGWLIFWYYFDPWMTPLLIAALFPVMWFIDHKQNQDMKILNMDDSKDWDSAEETHNGDTISEKIKGLPEMTLTITNGIEYMVSVAERINNLATFKVPFLTFLSMFLLAISSALLYFVPYKYLMMGFGLYKYGRKRLEPDRVPNNDLLDFISRIPDNKILRDWRQLSVPEPQIPKNNNISTNNNIRN from the exons ATGGAATCGAATGACAAAACGTTACAAAAATCGAGACATTCTCTTGATAGTGCATTAGTGACTAGAAATAACGCGGCAAGTTc ATGGCGCCCTCGGTCTTTCGCAAATATCGCCAGCGATTGCCTGAGAAGGATAGAGCCCATGCTGGAGTCTGTGGGCGTGCAGACTACGAACACAACAAGCAATGACACTAACAACAATatcaacaataataacaaatgcCTGGAGCAGTCAGATGATGATGCCGTGGAATTGCGGCATCCTAATAAG GTAACTGCCTTGCAGCCAAGGGTTGCATCCTTGAAAAGGGATAAGACCATAAAGCATACTGTGGTGGACGTCGTCATCGTAGAAGCGAAGGGACTCCCGCACAATCCGCAGGATGGCGGTTCACATTCAGTATATTGCAAATTTAG CATGGGTTCCCACTCACATAAATCTAAGTCGGTGCAAGCCACGCGACAACCGCAGTGGCGAGAGAGGTTCAAGCTACATCTGAGCAACGATCAACTGTTACACATTTCCTTGTGGAATAAGGGCAAACGGAAGAATTTTATGGGAAG ttgtgTTATAGACCTGTCGTCCCGGGAAAGAGAGCGTACTCACGACATCTGGCAGGACTTAGATGAAGGCTATGGCTCGGTACATTTGTCCATCACGATGTGTTCCACTCGCATCTCAGCGGAGTCCAACGAACTGGTGCCGAGCATCGAACCTAATTTGGAGGACATACGGTCTAAATAT GCTTTCTATAACCTGCACCCAGACACGACTATTGTGGGTCAGCTACACGTGAAAGTGATCGGAGCTAAGGGTCTGAGCGGCAAGCCCAATGCCTATTGTACCCTGGAGTTAGATAACGAGAAGGTGCAGACCCCATCAGCGAGTGCCAGCTCTGAACCTACGTGGAACAAGACCTTTGTGTT CAACATATATGACGTAGCTTCAACGCTAGAAATCAAAGTGTATGACCGATCCATAAACTCCTTGCTATACGATTTTCTGGGCAGAGTGATAATACCTTTGCTCAGGATAAACAATGGCGAAGCGTGTTGGTATGCGCTTAAAGACAGCTGTAAGAGAAAGAGTGCCCGAGGGAACTGCCCTAGGGTGCGGTTAGAAATGAACGTGTTTTGGAACCCT GTGGTGGCTTCTCTAAAACTATTTCGACCGAAGCAAGTCAAGTACATTACGAAGCAACCAAAGTTCGACATACCACTGGTTTATAAGAACTGCAAGTTCATCAAGGAGACCTTCGATGTCCTCTACATTATCAACGAATGTATCAA GAGTTTTCTAGAGTGGGATGACCGAGAGTTATCGACGACAATTCTTTGCGGCTGGCtcatattttggtactattttgACCCATGGATGACCCCATTATTAATTGCAGCGCTGTTCCCAGTCATGTGGTTCATTGATCACAAGCAAA ATCAAGACATGAAGATCCTAAACATGGATGATTCTAAAGACTGGGACTCGGCTGAGGAAACACATAATGGCGACACCATCTCAGAAAAAATTAAAGGTTTACCAGAAATGACATTAACGATCACCAATGGCATAGAGTACATGGTTTCAGTTGctgaaagaataaataa tttAGCCACATTCAAGGTGCCGTTTTTGACATTCTTGTCCATGTTCCTGCTAGCCATTAGTTCAGCTCTTCTGTACTTTGTTCCATATAAATATCTCATGATGGGATTTG GTTTATATAAATACGGGAGAAAACGTCTGGAACCAGACCGCGTGCCTAACAACGACTTATTGGACTTCATTTCAAGGATACCTGACAACAAAATATTG agGGACTGGAGACAATTAAGCGTGCCAGAACCACAAATTCCAAAGAACAATAATATAagtacaaacaataatataagaaactaa
- the LOC124639869 gene encoding multiple C2 and transmembrane domain-containing protein-like isoform X3, producing MLESVGVQTTNTTSNDTNNNINNNNKCLEQSDDDAVELRHPNKVTALQPRVASLKRDKTIKHTVVDVVIVEAKGLPHNPQDGGSHSVYCKFSMGSHSHKSKSVQATRQPQWRERFKLHLSNDQLLHISLWNKGKRKNFMGSCVIDLSSRERERTHDIWQDLDEGYGSVHLSITMCSTRISAESNELVPSIEPNLEDIRSKYAFYNLHPDTTIVGQLHVKVIGAKGLSGKPNAYCTLELDNEKVQTPSASASSEPTWNKTFVFNIYDVASTLEIKVYDRSINSLLYDFLGRVIIPLLRINNGEACWYALKDSCKRKSARGNCPRVRLEMNVFWNPVVASLKLFRPKQVKYITKQPKFDIPLVYKNCKFIKETFDVLYIINECIKSFLEWDDRELSTTILCGWLIFWYYFDPWMTPLLIAALFPVMWFIDHKQNQDMKILNMDDSKDWDSAEETHNGDTISEKIKGLPEMTLTITNGIEYMVSVAERINNLATFKVPFLTFLSMFLLAISSALLYFVPYKYLMMGFGLYKYGRKRLEPDRVPNNDLLDFISRIPDNKILRDWRQLSVPEPQIPKNNNISTNNNIRN from the exons ATGCTGGAGTCTGTGGGCGTGCAGACTACGAACACAACAAGCAATGACACTAACAACAATatcaacaataataacaaatgcCTGGAGCAGTCAGATGATGATGCCGTGGAATTGCGGCATCCTAATAAG GTAACTGCCTTGCAGCCAAGGGTTGCATCCTTGAAAAGGGATAAGACCATAAAGCATACTGTGGTGGACGTCGTCATCGTAGAAGCGAAGGGACTCCCGCACAATCCGCAGGATGGCGGTTCACATTCAGTATATTGCAAATTTAG CATGGGTTCCCACTCACATAAATCTAAGTCGGTGCAAGCCACGCGACAACCGCAGTGGCGAGAGAGGTTCAAGCTACATCTGAGCAACGATCAACTGTTACACATTTCCTTGTGGAATAAGGGCAAACGGAAGAATTTTATGGGAAG ttgtgTTATAGACCTGTCGTCCCGGGAAAGAGAGCGTACTCACGACATCTGGCAGGACTTAGATGAAGGCTATGGCTCGGTACATTTGTCCATCACGATGTGTTCCACTCGCATCTCAGCGGAGTCCAACGAACTGGTGCCGAGCATCGAACCTAATTTGGAGGACATACGGTCTAAATAT GCTTTCTATAACCTGCACCCAGACACGACTATTGTGGGTCAGCTACACGTGAAAGTGATCGGAGCTAAGGGTCTGAGCGGCAAGCCCAATGCCTATTGTACCCTGGAGTTAGATAACGAGAAGGTGCAGACCCCATCAGCGAGTGCCAGCTCTGAACCTACGTGGAACAAGACCTTTGTGTT CAACATATATGACGTAGCTTCAACGCTAGAAATCAAAGTGTATGACCGATCCATAAACTCCTTGCTATACGATTTTCTGGGCAGAGTGATAATACCTTTGCTCAGGATAAACAATGGCGAAGCGTGTTGGTATGCGCTTAAAGACAGCTGTAAGAGAAAGAGTGCCCGAGGGAACTGCCCTAGGGTGCGGTTAGAAATGAACGTGTTTTGGAACCCT GTGGTGGCTTCTCTAAAACTATTTCGACCGAAGCAAGTCAAGTACATTACGAAGCAACCAAAGTTCGACATACCACTGGTTTATAAGAACTGCAAGTTCATCAAGGAGACCTTCGATGTCCTCTACATTATCAACGAATGTATCAA GAGTTTTCTAGAGTGGGATGACCGAGAGTTATCGACGACAATTCTTTGCGGCTGGCtcatattttggtactattttgACCCATGGATGACCCCATTATTAATTGCAGCGCTGTTCCCAGTCATGTGGTTCATTGATCACAAGCAAA ATCAAGACATGAAGATCCTAAACATGGATGATTCTAAAGACTGGGACTCGGCTGAGGAAACACATAATGGCGACACCATCTCAGAAAAAATTAAAGGTTTACCAGAAATGACATTAACGATCACCAATGGCATAGAGTACATGGTTTCAGTTGctgaaagaataaataa tttAGCCACATTCAAGGTGCCGTTTTTGACATTCTTGTCCATGTTCCTGCTAGCCATTAGTTCAGCTCTTCTGTACTTTGTTCCATATAAATATCTCATGATGGGATTTG GTTTATATAAATACGGGAGAAAACGTCTGGAACCAGACCGCGTGCCTAACAACGACTTATTGGACTTCATTTCAAGGATACCTGACAACAAAATATTG agGGACTGGAGACAATTAAGCGTGCCAGAACCACAAATTCCAAAGAACAATAATATAagtacaaacaataatataagaaactaa
- the LOC124639869 gene encoding multiple C2 and transmembrane domain-containing protein-like isoform X2 — protein sequence MYVWRPRSFANIASDCLRRIEPMLESVGVQTTNTTSNDTNNNINNNNKCLEQSDDDAVELRHPNKVTALQPRVASLKRDKTIKHTVVDVVIVEAKGLPHNPQDGGSHSVYCKFSMGSHSHKSKSVQATRQPQWRERFKLHLSNDQLLHISLWNKGKRKNFMGSCVIDLSSRERERTHDIWQDLDEGYGSVHLSITMCSTRISAESNELVPSIEPNLEDIRSKYAFYNLHPDTTIVGQLHVKVIGAKGLSGKPNAYCTLELDNEKVQTPSASASSEPTWNKTFVFNIYDVASTLEIKVYDRSINSLLYDFLGRVIIPLLRINNGEACWYALKDSCKRKSARGNCPRVRLEMNVFWNPVVASLKLFRPKQVKYITKQPKFDIPLVYKNCKFIKETFDVLYIINECIKSFLEWDDRELSTTILCGWLIFWYYFDPWMTPLLIAALFPVMWFIDHKQNQDMKILNMDDSKDWDSAEETHNGDTISEKIKGLPEMTLTITNGIEYMVSVAERINNLATFKVPFLTFLSMFLLAISSALLYFVPYKYLMMGFGLYKYGRKRLEPDRVPNNDLLDFISRIPDNKILRDWRQLSVPEPQIPKNNNISTNNNIRN from the exons atgtacgt ATGGCGCCCTCGGTCTTTCGCAAATATCGCCAGCGATTGCCTGAGAAGGATAGAGCCCATGCTGGAGTCTGTGGGCGTGCAGACTACGAACACAACAAGCAATGACACTAACAACAATatcaacaataataacaaatgcCTGGAGCAGTCAGATGATGATGCCGTGGAATTGCGGCATCCTAATAAG GTAACTGCCTTGCAGCCAAGGGTTGCATCCTTGAAAAGGGATAAGACCATAAAGCATACTGTGGTGGACGTCGTCATCGTAGAAGCGAAGGGACTCCCGCACAATCCGCAGGATGGCGGTTCACATTCAGTATATTGCAAATTTAG CATGGGTTCCCACTCACATAAATCTAAGTCGGTGCAAGCCACGCGACAACCGCAGTGGCGAGAGAGGTTCAAGCTACATCTGAGCAACGATCAACTGTTACACATTTCCTTGTGGAATAAGGGCAAACGGAAGAATTTTATGGGAAG ttgtgTTATAGACCTGTCGTCCCGGGAAAGAGAGCGTACTCACGACATCTGGCAGGACTTAGATGAAGGCTATGGCTCGGTACATTTGTCCATCACGATGTGTTCCACTCGCATCTCAGCGGAGTCCAACGAACTGGTGCCGAGCATCGAACCTAATTTGGAGGACATACGGTCTAAATAT GCTTTCTATAACCTGCACCCAGACACGACTATTGTGGGTCAGCTACACGTGAAAGTGATCGGAGCTAAGGGTCTGAGCGGCAAGCCCAATGCCTATTGTACCCTGGAGTTAGATAACGAGAAGGTGCAGACCCCATCAGCGAGTGCCAGCTCTGAACCTACGTGGAACAAGACCTTTGTGTT CAACATATATGACGTAGCTTCAACGCTAGAAATCAAAGTGTATGACCGATCCATAAACTCCTTGCTATACGATTTTCTGGGCAGAGTGATAATACCTTTGCTCAGGATAAACAATGGCGAAGCGTGTTGGTATGCGCTTAAAGACAGCTGTAAGAGAAAGAGTGCCCGAGGGAACTGCCCTAGGGTGCGGTTAGAAATGAACGTGTTTTGGAACCCT GTGGTGGCTTCTCTAAAACTATTTCGACCGAAGCAAGTCAAGTACATTACGAAGCAACCAAAGTTCGACATACCACTGGTTTATAAGAACTGCAAGTTCATCAAGGAGACCTTCGATGTCCTCTACATTATCAACGAATGTATCAA GAGTTTTCTAGAGTGGGATGACCGAGAGTTATCGACGACAATTCTTTGCGGCTGGCtcatattttggtactattttgACCCATGGATGACCCCATTATTAATTGCAGCGCTGTTCCCAGTCATGTGGTTCATTGATCACAAGCAAA ATCAAGACATGAAGATCCTAAACATGGATGATTCTAAAGACTGGGACTCGGCTGAGGAAACACATAATGGCGACACCATCTCAGAAAAAATTAAAGGTTTACCAGAAATGACATTAACGATCACCAATGGCATAGAGTACATGGTTTCAGTTGctgaaagaataaataa tttAGCCACATTCAAGGTGCCGTTTTTGACATTCTTGTCCATGTTCCTGCTAGCCATTAGTTCAGCTCTTCTGTACTTTGTTCCATATAAATATCTCATGATGGGATTTG GTTTATATAAATACGGGAGAAAACGTCTGGAACCAGACCGCGTGCCTAACAACGACTTATTGGACTTCATTTCAAGGATACCTGACAACAAAATATTG agGGACTGGAGACAATTAAGCGTGCCAGAACCACAAATTCCAAAGAACAATAATATAagtacaaacaataatataagaaactaa